One Myotis daubentonii chromosome 17, mMyoDau2.1, whole genome shotgun sequence genomic window, GAGAACGAGTGACTCGGTTTGCATGGGAAGCAAATTTTGCACTGTAAAAACCACAGGAGTCGTTTTGCCGGAGGTAAGTTCTCCAGAGAGAAGTTTCTCAGGTTTTAGGGCAGGTAGCATTTTCCCTGTCCTGGTACTGAGCTGGCGCTGGCGCGGGGGGCCATCTTCAGGGGCTCTGACTCCGCCAGGCCGGAAGGGGGCGCCCGAGGCCGCGCTTTTCCCGCCAACCCCCGCGGCGCTCCAGCCCCGGCTCGCGCAGCCGCCTCTAGAGCCACCAGCGCCAACGGGGCCATTCCTCTTCCGGGGCAGCGCGGAGAGACGTGCGGGACCCGGAAGCAGACCAGAGCGCCGCTATATAAGCACCGCGCGCGCTGCACGCCTTTCTCTTTGAGGAAGACGTGGTTGCAGTACCGCACCTCCGTCCCGCCCGCTCCTGACTCACCGCTGTTCGCTCTCGCCGAGGAACAAGTCGGTCAGGAAGCCGCGCCGCAGCCATGGTGAGGCGGAGGGCGGCGCCGCGCGGTGGTGGCGGTCGCGGGACTCGGGCCCGCGCCTCGCTCGCTCCTGGGGACGGATGCCGGGCTGGGGGGAGGCGGTGAGTAGACGAGACTCACTAGTCCGGGGCTCCCGGCCATGGCGGAGGAGCCCGGGAGGCTTGTGCTGACGCTCGTCCCCAGACGCGGCAGACCTGACAGAATTCCTCTGCTGTTCCTCTCCCTCGGCCATAGGCGTTTAAAGACACCGGGAAGACGCCCGTGGAGCCGGAGGTGGCGATTCACCGCATCAGAATCACGCTGACCAGCCGCAACGTCAAGTCCCTGGAGAAGGGTCGGTCGCTTCGGAGGGAGACATGGGGCCGGGAGGGTCACTCGTTCTGGGCAAGATGGACCCGGAGGGAAGGTGACCGGGTCGCTTGCCTTTGAGAAGACAAAAGGTTATAATAGAGATTTCATTTTCACCGTGTCTGGCACCCCGCGGTTGGCGATGAGGAGACGGTTGCTCGTTGAGTGGCGGTGATAGTTCTGTACGCTATTCTGAGCCGGCGGCGGGCAGCGTTTCCTAGGCGGGGGCTGGCCATTTCGAATGAACTCAAGGGTGTGCTTTCTCTGTAGTGTGTGCGGACTTGATCAGGGGCGCCAAGGAGAAGAATCTCAAGGTGAAGGGGCCCGTGCGGATGCCGACCAAGGTGCGTGAAGTGAATCGCTGGGCTTGCCGACGAGGGTGGCTGTGGGGGGCCGGGGTCTGGCTTGGGATGCGGGGTTGGCAGCCCGGAGCTTTCTctgcaggtggggggtgggggcctccTGGCCGCtgttgctgggggcgggggagggggtgctgcggggaggagggagcctaAGGGGGAGCCCTTCAGCGTAGCTTCCAGGTGCCCCGGCCATGAGCACAAAGCCGTTAACgcctggcttccttccttccttccttccttccttccttccttccctgcagACGCTGAGAATCACCACAAGGAAGACGCCCTGCGGGGAGGGGTCCAAGACCTGGGACCGGTTCCAGATGCGGATCCACAAGCGGCTCATCGACCTGCACAGCCCCTCCGAGATCGTCAAGCAGATCACGTCCATCAGCATTGAGCCGGGGGTGGAGGTCGAGGTCACCATTGCAGATGCGTAAATCAGGCTTTGTAATAAATTGGCTATTCGTTGTTTAAGCTTTGCTGACTTTTATTCGTGGTGGTGGCAGATCTTGGGGGTATCGGTTTGTAGTATAAGAGGTTTCTGGCATGATTCTAAAGTGCACAGTGGATGTGATGTGACCTTCCTTATATGACTATAAGATGATTAGTAGAAATGACGTCCATAGTTATAGGAGGACTTACTCTAATTCTGGCTAGAGACCTGAGAACACTGGCATAAGCAGCTTTGTAAAAGTGtagggtttttattttaaaatgactacAGCAGAGACAACACATTATTTCTTTTGGTGAGGAGTTCTAATGAAGTCTCCCTTTTACTCTCAAAAATGCCCTAGATTAGTTCTGGCCAATGTGGCGCAGTTAGGTGGAGCATTGTCCcgcacaccaaaaggtggtggttggattcctggtcagggcacatgttggggGCGGGTGGGCTGATGGGCATTTCATATGGacgtttttctctttaaaataaaaaatgccctAGCTTAGATGCTAAATAATAGACACCCCCCAGTTAGATTGCTTCCTGCTTTAAGTCCTAACTGCCAGCTAGTTAGGATTGTAACAGTTTCCTAGATGAAGCGTTAAGAGCCAATGGTGATTCATATTGCAGATGTCAAAACTTCTTTTTCCGATCGGAGAACAGGTCGCAGGGCAAGCCACCATCCCCAAATCTAGAGAATTGGTCACAACTATAGGATGCCTGGAGCAGAAGCTGCTGTCAATCATGTTGGCGACTGAAACAATTTTGACTTGGAGGCTGCTTGCAGACTAGCATGAAAGTGAAAACTAATCATGGTGAAGGGCCCATACTTAACAGATTTTTCCtcaggggacacccccccccccccccgtaggtTCCCAGGGTTCCGAAAAGCTCCCTGAGTGAATGAATTGTCTGGGGTAAACAGCCATAGGGAAACGCTGAGCCTCTTCTCCCTAACAAAGGCCTGACCTCCAAGGGAAGGGACTGAAGAGTCAGTTCTGAAACATCCCATCCGAGGAAGAGAACCCAGCCCTAATTTATCCTTCAGCCTTTCAGTCTCAAGGAAAACTAAAATTTATAGTCGGCAGGGATTTTGGAGGATGCTGAAGctaggagaggggctgggagtaAAAAACGGAAAGCTAtactgggggagaggggtcagATAATGCTCCTGACCCACACCCCTGAGATGGGACAACTAAAATACTGAGACTTGATTAGAAAATTCCCTTGCCCATGACCTAGCACTTCATAAAAAGTAGTAACTAGCAATAATGGATTAGAGCTGAGAGCTGCAAGACAGTACTTCAAGAGAAGTCCCAAAATCAAGAGGAGGAAAAAACCCCACTAGAGGAATTTGAAGCCTATTCGTGCTTATAGTTGCAACAAACAGTAAACACATTCCAGCTCCTAGCCAGAGTAACAAACCCTTACATAAATGACCTATTTACCTCTGTTTTATTACCTGGTAAGACATCCAGACTTCaagttttaaacatttcaaaGTATGCCAGAAGGCAAGAACACTGACAGAACATATATGACACTGATAATGAAATTTTGGGAAAGGTAACTAGAAATAACATGCATATGGGAAAGGCTCATGGAGAAAGGTAACACTTATGAACATGGATAATGGAAACTAAAAAGGAATCAAAACTGCCAGAAGTCAACATCACAGTAACAATGTCTTTGATGGGCTCGTCAGTGGACTAGACAGCAGAGGAAAGTCAGTGAGCTTGCTGATAGGTCAATTGAAACTTCCCAAACTAAAATTTAAAGTGGAAAAAACAGCCAAACATCTAAGAACTATGGGATAATTATAAAAGTTGTAACATGCATAATTGGAATgccagaaagaaagaatggagaagaaatatttgaagtaatatCTGGTAGTTTTCCAAAATTATTGACAGACACCAAACTACAAATACAAGAATTTTAGAGAACATCATGCCAGTTAAATACCTAAAAATCTATAGTTAGGTATATCCTCTTCAAACTGCAGAAAAAGCAAAGACAAGAGAAAACGGAAAGAAtccaggggcaggtgggaaggagggtgtgtgtgtatgtgtggtgtgtgtgtaacTTGCCTATAGAGGAACAAGGATAAGAATACAGCAGCCTTCTCCACGGAAGCCATACAAGCAAGAAGAGAATGGAGTaaatctttagtgttgaaagaaactatcctttaaaaatgaaggagaaatacaGACTTTTTCAGACTAACAAAACCTGGGGGAATTCATTGCCAACAGACCTTCCTGGAAAATTAGAAGAAagtttcaggcagaaggaaattATATAGGTCAGACCCAGATTTATATAGAGAATGGAAGAATGTAGGGaaaggaataaatgaaggtaaatcgatttttttctttttcttatttttaattgatctAAAGATAACTGTTtaagactcatagatacagagactgACGGTTGCCAGAATGGAGGGGGTTTTGTGAAAAAAGATGGGATTCAGAAGTACAAAGTGGTAATCATAAAACAGTCTTGGGAATGTAAGTACAGCATGGGGGATATAGTTACTAACactaataactatgtgtggtgccaggtgggtactaaacttattggggctgggtggggaatGCATTTTCGCATTGAAATAGCCTCGCCATTTACATGAGCAATGGTTCAGATATAAAAATGAGTTCGGTGCTCTCTTTTCTGTGACACATTACTTTTACTGAAACGCTATTTGAAATCAGTCAGGGACCTGAACCAGGTTAAGAAGGtgccaaagggaaaaaataaaatgacaaaaaaggAGAGAAGGTGCCAAAGAAGAAATGTTCTCTTCTTGTGGAAGGTAAGTATACAGGAAAGTTTTTATCTCAGAACTCAGAGGTTCCCCAATCCTTTGCAGAAGGTCTGTATCCTGTGGGCCTCTCCACAAACAACCATGCCATCATTTCTGTATTCAGATGAGATCAAAGAGGATAAACATTCTACATAGTGAGCTGTAGTAAAGGACATTATTTAGTCTGTACAAGGACATTAATCTTTGCAGTTATACTTCCCTATAAAAATTAGCATTCACAAATGTCTTGCCTTCTTACTCCTTCCCCCTCAGATACGTATGAATGCCTTTAACTTTCCCAGATACCTCTTGTCTTGACTTAGTTGATTTTACCATGACTCTCTTTTGTGATTCTGGGAATCACTGGTTGGGCTAATGTGGACACCCTTTTTTCTATAATTTCACAGAAAAAGCTCTATCTTCCCCAAGTTGGATCTAAAAATTGTATCATTCGATGGTGGATGCTACTGAATTGATTTAGCCAACACATAGTAGTGTATCAGATATAGAAACAGGATGCCTGATGAACTGTTAGCATTTTccattctcttcttcctcttttactattttttaaaggccccttttcttttcattcccatGCCAGCTCCTCAATAATTAGCTGCTTCTTAAGTAAGCAGTTAAAACAGGTTGGAGAATCAAGGGCACAAACTGAACCAGTTTCCTCTATTCCTTTCCTCCTGCATCTCGCGGCTGTCCTTCGTGGAGATTTGTGGTCAGGATGTCCTGGACATTGAGGGAAGAGGAGCCCCACCAAATGGGACTGGTTGCttattttctctgtcttcctttaAAGTTCCGTGGGTGTTGTGAAGGGCGAGAGCTGTATGctgtaataatgaaataaatctgGGATCATGTTCAGCTCTCTTCTCTTCAGAACCAAGGGGAATTGTACCACCCTCTTGCCTCCATCTCATTTCCTCATGCCTTTCGAACACAGGGGCTATGGCATTCCTTCTCTTTGCCTTTTACCTGGGACTGGAGAGCGTGGTGCCCTACCCTGGCACTGCCTGGCCCCTTATAAGGAGTAGTGGCATTAAGACCAGCCCTCAGGACCTCTCCACCCACCCTGTCCCATGTCTCCAGTTCTGCAGGAGGTCCCAGAACTCACTCGCGGCACAATATCTTTGTATGTTCGTTATTAATCCCAGGAACTCAGAATTGGTATGAAATTTATTACAGCAAATTTTAATCATCACACAATTTAACTGCAACTTTGAAGAGATTCCTgagggcaatttttttttttttacttgaaaatttacTAAAATAGCCTCCTTGGTCATTAATCTGCCTGTGTAGTTGGTGGAAATGTATTCACACCTGCAGTGATGTATACTTCAGATCTCATTCAATTATAAAACTGTTAccttgcctggccagtatggctcagtggttgagcatcaacctgagAAATAGGAGGTCacgggtttaattcctggtcagggcacatgcccaggttgctggcttgatccccagtgtggggcgtgcaggaggcaaccgatcaatgattctgtctcatcactgatgtttctatctttccctctctgaaataataagaaaagtaTATATGAAAAAACAACACCACAAAACTCTGTGACCTTAACTCACTTATCAACAGCACTGAAGGTCATTATATTGTTTTAAATCTACTCAAccttaagatatttttataatcacagtaatgtataaaattttacaaaatcagTGAACAATTCCTAAAGTTGTAACAAACACCAAATGGTGAGGAGTTGAATTAAAATGGAAATCCTACTTCATTTACTAAACAAGGAAATGTGCTTATTGtctataattttcatttattttaaaatcaacttaCAACCATGGACATCTCTCAAAGAAAATTCAACTAAACCCACCATCCCTTTGGTATTGGGGGCGAGAGGAGGGGTCTCTGTTGAAACCTCCCTCTCAGGAGGATGCAGAGAGATAGCAGGAGCCCATGGGCTTTCTATTTGTGGCTCCGGATTTGGACCCTGGAGGACCAGGACTTTGTGCCTTCTTATTTCATAACGTCTGCTTCTCGCTAATAAGAAACCCTGTAAGTAGAAAGGGCCTTATAAGAAAGTGGGAGCTGAGAGAATCCTGTTTTGGAGAATAAAAAGCCCAAAGGAGAGACTCTGGGGTTTGCCACCGAGAGGAAAGCATCCTTGGGAGCCTCCACAAAGAAGAAAGGAGGGTCCAGGGAGCTGGCCTGGGCCCAAGCCCAGGAGAGGAGAAGGTGTCCCCAATGTCACAGCTCGAGGGCTCTGGGTTGCCTGGCGGGAGAGGTCGAAACCACATTTCACTTAGCGGGAGCCCCACCGAACACCTGGCATATGCCTATTGGATCCCCCACCTTTCTTACTTGTAAGTATCCTTACTGTCATTTTCTGAGAGATGTAAAATAAACATCTTTTTGGGGTGGCTGTTCTATGTCAGACACTGTGCAAACATCTTCACACACAGTAGCTCACTTCTGAATATAGCCCTGTGGGGTGCAGGGCGGCATCCTCAGTCTATGGATGAGGGTTCACTAATGAAATCCAGTAACAACTGCCACTTTTGCTCTCCACGGACAGCGAGGGAGAGTCCCACAGAGCCCACAGGTACTGCAGGGGAGCGCCCTGCCCAGCATGCCCACGGGGCTGCTCCCACACATTTCCTGATGGGCAcccctcccggctcccggctggCACTCCCCTGCTGCCTAGGAGATGAATTTTGTCTTCCTCACCCAGAACCCACCAGTCCTCATTTGAGCACAGCAAAAGGCCATTCTTCCCAGCGCCCCTAAGATCCCTGCCTTCTCTTCAAGTTCCCGCCTGTGTTttggtttttctatttttgtggaGGTTGGAGGGGGAGGCAGCTCCTCCCCATTGCActtgtccccagtggggggtgtgcaggaggcagccaatcgatatttctctctcacattgatgtttctctcccttcctccctccctctaaacattctctttctctaaaaactcaattttaaaatcttaaaaaaacccACATCAACTAATAAAATGGGGTAAATTGTCAGCAGATATACCATACCGCAGATATCATTTAAGTTGGACAGTAAGTTGCTTGAGTTCAGGAAAACTTTTAAGTCCCAAACCTAAGAGAGGTTTTtgtgtgaaaaaagaaaagaaaactaagataAATTATAGCCTGGATAAATGATCAGAGCCATTAAGTTCTCTACCAACTGAATCTTCGTGAcatctggaaaaacaaaaaaccatcttATCTGACAgatgacttctttttttattttttaaaaatatttttattgatttcagagaggaaggaagagggagagatagaaacatcaatgatgagagagaatcactgattggctgcctcctgcatgccccccactggggaccgagcccgcaacccaggcatgtacccttgaccagaatcgaacctgggacccttcagtctgcaggctgatgctctatccactgagccaaaccggccagggcgatgacttcttttttaaaaaaatttatttttattgttgaaagtattacagatgtttccccacccccattcacaGATGACTTCTTAATACAAGGCTGCACCTCTTAAACCAAGGTGTGGTGGTAATAATTGCTTCAAGGGTCTATCTTAATATGCTTTTGTGATCAGAGAGGGCAAAAGGGCTATTCAAATTACAGTATGGGGGATACATTCTAAGACCCCCAGTAGagatgcctgaaactgtggatagtaATATACCATGTTTTCCCTAATACATACctaagataaaatttaatttataaactagGCACAGTAataaattaacaacaataactaataataaaatagaacaattatataACAGTATACATAAAACAGTTATgtgaatgttctctctctccagtagtttttatatttttcagtccaAACCTAGTCCCAAATCTATAATCATCCCTCACTTGCAGTAAGTGGATGGTATCATTCATTTTAGGGGACACCTCACTGAAGTCT contains:
- the RPS20 gene encoding small ribosomal subunit protein uS10 isoform X2, which gives rise to MAFKDTGKTPVEPEVAIHRIRITLTSRNVKSLEKVCADLIRGAKEKNLKVKGPVRMPTKTLRITTRKTPCGEGSKTWDRFQMRIHKRLIDLHSPSEIVKQITSISIEPGVEVEVTIADA
- the RPS20 gene encoding small ribosomal subunit protein uS10 isoform X1, whose translation is MPGWGEAAFKDTGKTPVEPEVAIHRIRITLTSRNVKSLEKVCADLIRGAKEKNLKVKGPVRMPTKTLRITTRKTPCGEGSKTWDRFQMRIHKRLIDLHSPSEIVKQITSISIEPGVEVEVTIADA